A stretch of the Vigna radiata var. radiata cultivar VC1973A chromosome 7, Vradiata_ver6, whole genome shotgun sequence genome encodes the following:
- the LOC106768533 gene encoding protein TRANSPORT INHIBITOR RESPONSE 1, whose amino-acid sequence MECRRKRENPKSNSTFPDEVLERILGMLKSRKDKSSVSLVCKEWYNAERWSRRSVFIGNCYSVSPEILTRRFPNIRSVTLKGKPRFSDFNLVPANWGANIHSWLVVFAEKYPWLEELRLKRMTVTDESLEYLSLYFPNFKALSLLSCDGFSTDGLASIATNCKNLTELDIQENGIEDKNGNWLSCFPESFTSLEVLNFANLHNDVNFDALEKLVSRCKSLKTLKVNKSVTLEQLQRLLVHSPQLGELGTGSFSQELTAQQSSELGSAFKNCKNLHTLSGLWVATAQYLPVLYSACTNLTFLNFSYAPLNSDDLAKLLVHCPKLERLWVVDTVEDKGLEAVGSHCPLLEELRVFPADPFDEGIAHGVTESGFIAVSQGCPRLHYVLYFCRQMTNAAVATVVQNCPDFTHFRLCIMHPGQRDYLTQDPMDEAFGSVVKTCRKLQRLALSGYLTDLTFEYIGKYGKNIETLSVAFAGSSDWGMRCVLDGCPKLRKLEVRDCPFGNEALLAGLGKYESMRSLWMSDCEVTMNGVRLLAKEKPRLNVEVINEDTYDNQQAKKVYVYRSVAGPRRDAPPFVLTL is encoded by the exons ATGGAGTGTAGGAGAAAGAGGGAGAATCCAAAATCAAACTCCACTTTTCCTGATGAGGTCTTGGAAAGAATTTTAGGGATGTTAAAATCTCGGAAGGACAAAAGCTCGGTTTCTTTGGTTTGCAAAGAGTGGTATAACGCTGAGAGATGGTCAAGAAGGAGTGTGTTCATAGGTAACTGCTATTCTGTGTCTCCCGAGATCCTAACTCGCAGGTTCCCTAACATTCGAAGTGTCACACTGAAAGGGAAACCTCGTTTTTCTGACTTCAACTTGGTTCCTGCAAATTGGGGTGCTAATATTCATTCATGGCTGGTGGTGTTTGCTGAGAAGTACCCTTGGCTTGAAGAGTTGAGGCTCAAGAGGATGACTGTTACTGATGAGAGCTTGGAGTATCTGTCTCTCTATTTCCCCAATTTCAAGGCCCTTTCCCTTCTCAGTTGTGACGGATTCAGCACTGATGGGTTGGCTTCAATCGCCACTAATTGCAA GAATTTAACTGAACTTGACATACAAGAGAATGGTATTGAAGATAAGAACGGTAATTGGTTGAGCTGTTTTCCTGAAAGCTTCACATCATTGGAAGTACTGAACTTTGCCAATCTTCACAACGATGTAAATTTTGATGCACTTGAGAAACTTGTCAGTAGATGCAAATCATTAAAGACTTTGAAGGTTAACAAAAGTGTAACACTGGAACAATTACAAAGGCTTCTTGTTCATTCTCCTCAGTTAGGTGAGCTTGGTACTGGCTCATTTTCACAAGAGCTGACGGCACAGCAGTCCTCAGAGCTTGGAAGTGCAttcaaaaattgtaaaaatcttCACACCCTTTCTGGGTTATGGGTAGCTACAGCACAATATCTCCCAGTTCTGTACTCTGCTTGCACAAATCTAACTTTCTTGAATTTTAGTTATGCACCTCTTAACAGTGATGATCTTGCTAAGCTCCTTGTTCACTGCCCTAAACTTGAGCGTCTATGG GTTGTGGACACAGTTGAAGACAAGGGGCTAGAAGCTGTTGGATCACACTGTCCGTTGCTTGAGGAACTGCGTGTTTTTCCTGCAGATCCCTTTGACGAGGGCATTGCTCATGGGGTTACTGAATCAGGGTTTATTGCAGTCTCTCAAGGGTGCCCTAGACTTCACTATGTTCTCTACTTTTGCCGTCAAATGACTAATGCTGCTGTTGCTACCGTTGTACAAAACTGTCCTGACTTCACTCATTTTCGACTGTGCATCATGCACCCTGGTCAGCGAGATTACTTGACACAAGATCCTATGGACGAGGCCTTTGGATCTGTTGTTAAGACTTGCAGGAAACTCCAGAGGCTTGCATTATCAGGTTATCTGACTGACCTGACTTTTGAGTACATAGGAAAGTATGGAAAAAACATAGAAACTCTTTCAGTGGCTTTTGCCGGAAGCAGTGATTGGGGCATGCGATGTGTGCTCGATGGCTGTCCTAAGCTGAGGAAACTCGAGGTAAGAGACTGCCCATTCGGCAACGAAGCTCTTCTGGCAGGTTTGGGGAAGTACGAGTCAATGAGGTCGCTGTGGATGTCAGACTGTGAAGTGACAATGAATGGGGTTAGACTGTTAGCGAAGGAAAAGCCTAGGTTGAATGTTGAAGTCATAAACGAAGATACCTACGACAATCAACAGGCTAAGAAGGTTTATGTCTATCGTTCTGTTGCTGGGCCTAGAAGAGATGCCCCTCCTTTTGTTCTCACTCTCTGA
- the LOC106769220 gene encoding uncharacterized protein LOC106769220, with amino-acid sequence MGDGEEFAGASGLRRAVELILAVLSLSHSIRVFAGKWQLIRNKLEELHGGLVAAENCDSGESPSLSRLVGAVAATATECHDLCRRCVDVSYSGKLLMQSDLDVAFAKLDAHARKLSEIYKKGILTNGFALVVSKPSLGCSKEDMRFYVRDLTTRMKIGDLGMKRQALRNLLEVVLEDEKYVKVVVDVGDVVHLLVGFLGSNEAEIQEESAKVVSVVAGFDSYKGVLVGAGVIAPLVKVLDYGSDSGKVAAARCLVKLTENSDNAWCVSAHGGVSVLLKICGGGDCGGDLVAPACGVLRNLVGVEEIKRFMVDEGAVSTFIKLVRSKEEAIQVNSIGFILSIASGDELVREMVIREGGIRALLRVLHPKWSYSCKTREVAMRAVEDLCFCSPSSVGVLMSYGFVDQLTYYIRNGEVSIQELALKVAFRLSGTSEEAKKAMGDAGFLPEFVKFLNAKSFEAREMAAEALSGMVTVPRNRKRFVQDDHNIALLLQLLDPEEGNSGNKKFLISILMSLTSCTSGRKKIVSSEYAKNIEKLAEVSSEAKKLVKKLSTNRFRSMLNGIWHS; translated from the coding sequence ATGGGTGATGGAGAAGAATTCGCCGGAGCTTCGGGTCTGCGGCGAGCGGTGGAGCTCATCCTTGCTGTGCTCTCTCTCTCGCACTCGATTCGTGTCTTCGCGGGAAAATGGCAGCTCATTCGTAACAAGCTGGAGGAGCTTCACGGAGGTTTAGTTGCCGCCGAGAACTGCGACTCCGGGGAGAGCCCGTCGCTTTCACGGCTGGTGGGGGCGGTGGCGGCCACCGCGACGGAATGCCACGATCTGTGTCGGCGCTGCGTGGATGTTTCCTACAGCGGGAAGCTTCTGATGCAGAGCGATTTGGACGTGGCGTTCGCGAAGCTCGATGCGCACGCGAGGAAGCTCTCTGAGATATACAAAAAGGGGATTTTAACAAATGGGTTCGCGCTGGTTGTGTCAAAGCCGAGTCTTGGCTGTTCGAAAGAAGACATGAGGTTCTACGTGAGGGACTTAACGACGAGGATGAAGATTGGAGATTTGGGGATGAAACGACAGGCGTTGCGGAACCTCCTAGAAGTTGTGCTGGAGGATGAAAAGTATGTGAAGGTGGTTGTTGACGTGGGTGACGTGGTTCATTTGTTGGTGGGGTTTTTGGGTTCTAATGAGGCTGAAATCCAGGAGGAGAGTGCTAAGGTGGTTTCTGTGGTTGCTGGGTTTGATTCTTACAAAGGGGTTTTGGTTGGGGCGGGGGTGATTGCTCCTTTGGTTAAGGTTCTGGATTATGGGAGTGATTCGGGGAAGGTTGCGGCGGCGAGGTGTTTGGTGAAGTTGACTGAAAATTCGGACAATGCTTGGTGTGTTTCGGCTCATGGGGGGGTCAGTGTGTTGTTGAAGATATGTGGTGGTGGTGATTGTGGAGGTGATTTGGTCGCACCTGCTTGTGGGGTGTTGAGGAATCTCGTTGGTGTTGAGGAGATTAAGAGGTTTATGGTCGATGAGGGTGCTGTGTCAACTTTCATTAAGCTCGTGAGATCGAAGGAGGAAGCGATTCAGGTGAATTCGATTGGGTTTATTTTGAGTATTGCCTCTGGGGATGAGTTGGTTAGGGAGATGGTGATCAGAGAGGGAGGGATTCGTGCTTTGTTGCGTGTTTTGCATCCTAAGTGGTCTTATTCTTGTAAAACCAGGGAGGTAGCAATGAGGGCTGTTGAGGATTTGTGTTTCTGTTCACCTAGTTCTGTGGGTGTGTTGATGAGTTATGGCTTTGTGGATCAACTGACATACTATATTCGAAATGGGGAGGTTTCGATTCAGGAGTTGGCATTGAAAGTGGCGTTTAGGTTGTCTGGAACATCTGAGGAGGCCAAGAAAGCAATGGGGGACGCAGGGTTTTTGCCAGAGTTTGTTAAGTTTCTTAATGCAAAATCCTTTGAGGCTCGAGAAATGGCAGCCGAGGCACTCTCTGGCATGGTTACGGTGCCTAGAAATAGAAAGCGATTCGTGCAGGATGACCATAATATTGCCCTTCTTCTGCAGTTGCTTGATCCAGAGGAGGGAAATTCTGGTAATAAAAAGTTCTTAATCTCTATATTAATGTCTTTAACGAGTTGCACTAGTGGGAGGAAAAAGATTGTTAGTTCTGAATATgcaaaaaacatagaaaaactcGCTGAAGTTTCTTCTGAAGCCAAGAAACTTGTCAAGAAGCTATCCACAAACCGATTCCGAAGTATGTTGAATGGAATCTGGCACTCATGA